In Mastigocladopsis repens PCC 10914, a single window of DNA contains:
- a CDS encoding phenylpyruvate tautomerase MIF-related protein, translating to MPLIKVQTSVSAPLGEEVEAMLKSLSAKLARHTGKPESYMMTAFEAGVPMTFGGTTDPVCYIEIKSVGTMKPDQTQAMSQDFCQEINKALGVPQNRIYIEFADAKGAMWGWNGTTFG from the coding sequence ATGCCTTTAATTAAAGTCCAAACTTCTGTATCCGCTCCTCTTGGAGAAGAAGTTGAAGCAATGCTCAAAAGCCTATCAGCTAAACTAGCCAGGCATACAGGAAAGCCAGAATCCTATATGATGACGGCTTTTGAAGCAGGAGTTCCTATGACATTTGGCGGTACGACAGATCCAGTATGTTACATTGAGATTAAGAGTGTCGGTACAATGAAGCCAGACCAAACCCAGGCGATGAGTCAGGACTTTTGCCAAGAGATTAACAAAGCGCTGGGTGTGCCTCAAAATCGCATCTATATAGAGTTTGCTGATGCCAAAGGCGCAATGTGGGGCTGGAATGGTACAACTTTCGGTTAA
- a CDS encoding response regulator, producing the protein MIAKLLTVEQQVHSQSTRRILLIEDNDVNRMLLSDYLRYCRYSVQSLPGASNFFRTIDKFKPELILLDLKLPDVDGYSLLEQIQQKPDLSKIPVIVVSAFAFKADQERAMRLGACRYFVKPVNLTNLILAIEEELAGLQL; encoded by the coding sequence ATGATAGCAAAATTACTTACTGTAGAGCAGCAAGTCCATTCACAATCAACTAGACGAATTTTGCTAATTGAAGACAATGATGTCAATAGAATGTTGCTGAGTGATTATCTCAGATACTGTAGATACTCTGTTCAAAGTTTGCCAGGAGCTTCTAATTTTTTTAGAACCATAGATAAGTTCAAACCAGAACTAATATTACTAGACTTAAAATTACCGGATGTTGATGGTTATTCGCTACTAGAACAAATCCAGCAGAAACCAGATCTTTCAAAGATACCTGTTATCGTAGTTTCAGCCTTTGCTTTCAAAGCAGATCAGGAAAGAGCCATGAGATTAGGGGCTTGTCGCTACTTTGTTAAACCCGTCAATCTCACGAATCTTATCCTAGCAATTGAAGAAGAGCTTGCTGGTCTTCAACTATAA
- the cobM gene encoding precorrin-4 C(11)-methyltransferase, producing the protein MREFTKLMSTKITYKALEPAVYIVGAGPGDPDLLTLKAQKLLQRADVILFADSLVPQQILQFCREDAEIIPTANKTLEEILPVMIERVRSHKSVVRLHSGDPSLYSAIHEQMHVLAEAEIPFEVIPGISAFQAAAAKLKVELTVPGLVQTIILTRISGRTEVPQTEELATLAAHQASLCLYLSARHVEDAQAKLLEHYSAQTPVAICYRLGWSDEKIRVVPLNQMADCTHQEKLIRTTLYVISPALSQASARSRLYHPEHTHLFRSSHDQ; encoded by the coding sequence ATGCGTGAATTTACTAAGCTAATGAGTACAAAAATAACTTATAAAGCTTTAGAACCTGCTGTGTATATCGTGGGTGCAGGACCTGGAGATCCCGATTTGTTGACACTCAAGGCGCAAAAACTGCTCCAACGTGCCGATGTGATTTTATTTGCTGATTCCTTAGTACCCCAACAGATTTTACAGTTTTGCCGCGAAGATGCGGAGATTATTCCCACTGCGAACAAGACTTTAGAAGAGATTTTACCAGTCATGATAGAACGAGTGCGATCGCACAAATCTGTTGTGCGTCTCCATTCTGGCGACCCTAGTCTTTACAGTGCTATCCACGAGCAAATGCACGTTTTGGCAGAGGCAGAAATTCCCTTTGAAGTCATACCAGGTATCAGCGCTTTTCAAGCCGCAGCCGCCAAACTCAAAGTAGAACTCACTGTTCCCGGTTTAGTCCAAACAATCATACTGACGCGCATCAGCGGACGCACAGAAGTTCCCCAAACAGAAGAATTAGCAACGCTTGCAGCCCATCAAGCTAGTCTATGTTTATATCTGAGTGCGCGTCATGTTGAAGATGCCCAAGCCAAACTCTTAGAACACTATTCAGCCCAAACGCCAGTGGCAATTTGCTATCGATTAGGGTGGAGTGATGAAAAAATCAGGGTTGTTCCCCTCAATCAAATGGCAGATTGTACTCACCAAGAAAAGCTGATTCGCACCACACTTTATGTCATCAGCCCTGCACTCTCGCAAGCATCAGCACGCTCTCGTTTATATCATCCCGAACACACTCATCTGTTTCGCTCATCTCATGATCAGTGA
- a CDS encoding rhomboid family intramembrane serine protease produces MVPIRDDNPITITPYVTYGLIAANVLAFLYEASLPPQQLEGFLHLAAVVPRELTASFAGISVHQPVPEWVSLITSQFLHGGLLHLAGNMLFLWIFGNNVEDRLGHIKYLFFYISCGVLASLTQWYFSQGSSIPSLGASGAIAGVMGAYILRFPQAEILGVIPLGFFFPTFRVPAFFFLGFWFIQQALYGVASLETPTNIGMENGGIAYWAHAGGFVFGAILGPVLGLFSDKPREEPWYS; encoded by the coding sequence GTGGTTCCTATCAGAGATGATAATCCTATAACAATCACGCCTTATGTCACTTATGGGCTGATTGCTGCCAATGTCTTGGCTTTTCTTTACGAAGCAAGTCTGCCTCCGCAACAATTAGAAGGATTTTTACACCTTGCGGCTGTGGTTCCACGAGAACTCACTGCTAGTTTTGCGGGGATTTCAGTTCATCAGCCAGTCCCTGAATGGGTAAGTTTGATTACTTCCCAATTTTTGCATGGTGGTTTACTGCACCTGGCTGGTAATATGTTGTTCCTATGGATTTTTGGTAACAACGTAGAAGACAGATTGGGGCATATCAAATATTTGTTTTTCTACATAAGTTGCGGTGTTTTGGCATCACTAACCCAGTGGTACTTTTCACAAGGGTCTTCAATTCCTTCTTTAGGGGCTAGTGGTGCGATCGCTGGAGTTATGGGGGCATACATTCTGAGATTTCCCCAAGCGGAAATTCTCGGCGTAATACCCTTAGGGTTTTTCTTCCCCACCTTCCGTGTCCCAGCATTCTTCTTTCTGGGATTTTGGTTTATCCAGCAAGCTTTATACGGAGTCGCCAGTCTAGAAACACCTACTAATATTGGCATGGAAAATGGCGGTATCGCCTACTGGGCACATGCAGGTGGTTTTGTATTTGGGGCAATTCTTGGTCCAGTGCTGGGGTTATTTAGCGACAAACCAAGGGAAGAACCTTGGTACAGTTAG
- a CDS encoding replication restart DNA helicase PriA, with amino-acid sequence MQLVQKIRCPNCGSEGERHYLSQSQLTRTQCPICDYLMISCMRTGRVIEAYAPGIHATR; translated from the coding sequence ATGCAGTTAGTACAAAAAATTCGCTGCCCAAACTGCGGTAGCGAAGGTGAAAGGCACTATTTATCTCAAAGTCAACTGACTCGCACGCAATGCCCAATCTGTGACTACTTAATGATTAGTTGTATGCGTACTGGTAGAGTGATTGAGGCTTATGCCCCAGGTATTCATGCAACAAGGTAA
- the smpB gene encoding SsrA-binding protein SmpB: MSDKNEGYKVVSDNRQARYLYEILETYEAGIQLTGTEVKSIRAGKVNLQDGYALLRDGEVWLINAHISPYTASGQYFNHEPRRTRKLLLHREQIRKLIGKVEQQGLTLVPLKMYLKRGWVKVSIALAKGKKIHDKREDIKKRQDQREMQRAMKSY; the protein is encoded by the coding sequence ATGAGTGACAAGAACGAAGGTTACAAAGTTGTTAGCGACAATCGTCAAGCCCGTTATTTATACGAAATTCTCGAAACCTACGAAGCTGGTATTCAGTTGACAGGAACCGAGGTCAAGTCAATTCGTGCGGGTAAGGTTAATCTCCAAGATGGGTATGCCTTACTGCGTGATGGCGAAGTATGGCTGATTAACGCGCATATCTCCCCGTACACTGCTAGTGGGCAGTATTTCAACCATGAACCGCGCCGCACGCGCAAGCTGCTACTACATCGCGAGCAAATTCGCAAACTCATTGGCAAAGTAGAACAACAGGGTTTGACTTTAGTACCCTTGAAGATGTACCTCAAGCGCGGCTGGGTGAAAGTCAGTATAGCTCTTGCCAAAGGTAAAAAAATCCATGACAAGCGCGAAGACATTAAAAAACGTCAAGACCAGCGTGAGATGCAACGGGCGATGAAGAGTTATTAG
- a CDS encoding WGxxGxxG family protein, with protein MKRELTKVIGTSVIALSMALPFTVPASAQTTTESGATTAPGTTTETRTADDNNFDWGWLGLLGLLGLAGLAGRKRNEEPTRYRDPNAVGTTGYRE; from the coding sequence ATGAAACGTGAATTAACTAAAGTCATTGGCACCAGCGTTATTGCTCTAAGCATGGCATTGCCCTTCACTGTACCTGCTTCTGCTCAGACTACAACTGAATCCGGAGCTACCACTGCTCCTGGCACAACAACTGAAACAAGAACTGCTGATGACAATAATTTTGATTGGGGTTGGTTAGGATTACTTGGTTTGCTTGGTTTGGCTGGTTTGGCTGGTAGAAAGCGCAACGAAGAACCAACTCGCTATCGTGACCCCAATGCTGTTGGCACCACTGGCTACAGAGAATAA
- the rlmN gene encoding 23S rRNA (adenine(2503)-C(2))-methyltransferase RlmN encodes MSAKSVSVLPSPKTSHIPQQPNFSIPPLLGAGLEELTAWVHDQGQPAYRGKQLHEWIYQKGVRSLSDISVFPKQWRAELAEIPIGRSTIHYRSVAPDGTVKYLLQLADGQIVECVGIPTEKRLTVCVSSQVGCPMACDFCATGKGGYKRNLARHEIVDQVLTVQEDFQQRVSHVVFMGMGEPLLNTDNLIGAIKSLNKDVGIGQRNLTVSTVGIRDRIRQFAQHQLQVTLAVSLHAPNQALREQLIPSAHSYPIEDLLAECREYVEMTGRRVSFEYILLAGVNDLPKHALELAQRLRGFQSHVNLIPYNPITEADYKRPNQNQIQAFVNVLKQQKIAVSVRYSRGLEADAACGQLRASKK; translated from the coding sequence ATGTCTGCTAAGTCTGTCTCTGTACTCCCTTCCCCCAAAACTAGTCATATTCCGCAACAACCAAACTTCTCTATTCCACCGCTTTTAGGCGCTGGTTTGGAGGAGTTAACGGCTTGGGTGCATGATCAGGGACAACCAGCTTACAGGGGAAAGCAACTGCACGAGTGGATCTATCAAAAGGGAGTGCGTAGTCTCTCGGATATCTCTGTCTTCCCCAAACAGTGGCGTGCAGAACTTGCAGAAATTCCCATCGGGCGCTCAACTATACATTACCGCTCTGTTGCCCCCGATGGCACTGTTAAATATCTTTTACAACTAGCAGATGGTCAAATTGTTGAATGTGTGGGTATCCCCACAGAAAAGCGCCTGACAGTTTGCGTTTCTTCTCAAGTTGGTTGCCCAATGGCGTGTGATTTCTGCGCTACTGGTAAAGGAGGCTACAAGCGCAATCTTGCTCGCCATGAAATTGTCGATCAGGTGTTGACGGTTCAGGAAGATTTCCAGCAGCGAGTGAGCCATGTAGTGTTCATGGGGATGGGTGAACCGTTGTTGAATACAGATAATCTGATAGGAGCCATTAAATCTTTAAATAAAGATGTGGGTATTGGACAGCGCAACCTGACTGTCTCTACTGTTGGAATACGCGATCGCATTCGTCAATTTGCTCAACATCAGTTGCAAGTCACTCTTGCTGTGAGTCTCCATGCTCCCAACCAAGCACTGCGCGAACAACTCATTCCTAGCGCCCACTCCTATCCTATAGAAGATTTGCTTGCTGAATGTCGGGAGTATGTGGAAATGACTGGACGCCGCGTGAGTTTTGAATACATTCTTCTTGCTGGTGTCAACGATCTACCAAAACACGCATTAGAACTGGCGCAACGTCTACGGGGATTCCAAAGCCACGTCAATTTGATTCCTTACAATCCCATTACAGAAGCTGACTACAAACGCCCCAACCAAAACCAAATTCAAGCTTTTGTCAACGTCCTCAAGCAGCAAAAAATTGCAGTTAGTGTTCGCTACTCGCGTGGTTTAGAAGCTGATGCCGCTTGTGGACAACTTAGAGCAAGTAAAAAGTAA
- a CDS encoding rhomboid family intramembrane serine protease: MFPLYDENPTRITPFLTYGLIGMNVLVFFHELSLPDAQLEQFFHLYAVVPRELTNNLAGEWTTLFTSQFLHGGWWHLISNMVFLWVFGNNIEDRLGHLKYLIFYLGCGALAALCQWVIGINSAIPSLGASGAISGVLGAYIIRFPHARVMSFVFLGFFFTTIRVPALLLIGIFFIQNVISGLANLQAAANMSVETGGVAYWAHIGGFVFGVILGPVLGLFRRDDY; encoded by the coding sequence GTGTTTCCCCTGTACGACGAAAACCCAACACGAATCACCCCATTTCTTACCTATGGGTTGATTGGCATGAATGTTTTAGTTTTTTTTCATGAACTTAGTCTGCCAGATGCACAATTAGAGCAGTTTTTCCATCTGTATGCCGTAGTACCACGAGAGTTAACTAACAACTTGGCTGGGGAGTGGACGACTTTATTTACATCGCAATTCTTGCACGGCGGTTGGTGGCACTTAATTTCAAATATGGTGTTTCTCTGGGTTTTTGGTAATAACATTGAAGACCGCTTAGGTCATTTGAAATACCTGATTTTTTATCTGGGTTGCGGTGCCCTAGCAGCCTTATGTCAGTGGGTAATAGGTATCAATTCTGCGATTCCATCCTTGGGGGCAAGCGGTGCAATTTCTGGAGTTTTAGGTGCTTACATCATTCGCTTTCCCCATGCAAGAGTGATGTCATTTGTCTTTTTAGGTTTTTTCTTTACCACAATTAGAGTTCCTGCACTGCTACTCATTGGGATTTTCTTTATCCAAAATGTCATCTCCGGTCTTGCTAACCTCCAAGCAGCTGCCAACATGAGTGTGGAGACAGGCGGAGTTGCTTACTGGGCACACATTGGCGGCTTTGTGTTTGGTGTGATTCTCGGTCCGGTGTTGGGGTTATTTAGGCGCGACGATTATTAG
- a CDS encoding IctB family putative bicarbonate transporter: protein MNLVWQRFTLSYLPLREYLGTSYLHRSLVGLLHSWRQSSLLMQWGETIAAVLLSLVYAFAPFVPNDLLGLFLIACAGFWLLLTLSDETTPNALNVTPIHLLILLYWGIATVATALSPVKKAALTDLRNFTLYLLLFALCARVLRSPRFRSWLIALYLHISLIVSVYGLRQWFFGAPSLATWVDPTSTLSKTTRVYSYLGNPNLLAGYLLPAVILSIVAIFVWQSWFKKALALTMCVVNGSCLVLTFSRGGWIGLVVAVLILIGLLYYWWSVQMPPFWRTSLPLILLASLTGVLVLSVLFVEPVRERVFSIFADRKDSSNNYRRNVWTAVFQMIHDYPILGIGPGHNAFNKIYPLYQLPRYSALSAYSIFLEIAVETGFVGLACFLWLVIVIFNTALLQLRRLRELKSADGFWLIGAIAALAGTLAHNLVDTVWFRPEVNTVWWLMVGLVASYYKSLPQGRAREYNSPNPEPTVS, encoded by the coding sequence ATGAATTTAGTTTGGCAACGATTCACTTTATCCTATCTGCCTCTGAGAGAATATCTTGGCACAAGTTACCTGCACCGCTCTCTAGTAGGGCTGTTGCATTCCTGGCGGCAAAGCAGCCTATTGATGCAGTGGGGAGAAACAATAGCGGCTGTTTTACTCAGCCTGGTCTATGCTTTTGCACCTTTTGTCCCCAATGACCTATTGGGATTGTTCCTGATAGCTTGTGCAGGATTCTGGCTGCTGTTAACTTTATCAGATGAAACAACACCAAATGCCCTAAATGTTACCCCCATTCACTTGCTGATATTGCTTTATTGGGGAATTGCTACCGTAGCGACAGCATTGTCACCTGTGAAGAAGGCAGCGTTGACCGATTTGAGGAATTTCACACTCTATTTGCTCTTGTTTGCCCTGTGTGCTAGGGTTTTGAGGTCGCCCCGTTTTCGCTCTTGGCTAATTGCGCTGTACTTGCACATATCCCTAATTGTGAGCGTCTATGGATTGCGGCAATGGTTTTTTGGAGCGCCAAGTCTGGCAACTTGGGTTGATCCAACATCTACTTTATCAAAGACGACAAGGGTTTACAGTTATTTAGGCAATCCCAATTTGCTGGCTGGGTATCTTCTGCCTGCGGTGATTTTAAGCATAGTCGCAATTTTTGTATGGCAAAGCTGGTTCAAGAAAGCATTGGCATTAACCATGTGTGTTGTTAATGGTTCCTGCCTGGTTCTGACTTTTAGTCGTGGGGGGTGGATTGGGCTAGTGGTTGCAGTTCTTATCTTAATAGGGTTACTGTACTACTGGTGGAGCGTGCAAATGCCTCCTTTTTGGCGCACTAGTTTGCCTTTGATTCTTTTGGCTAGCTTGACTGGGGTATTGGTGCTGTCTGTGCTGTTTGTTGAACCAGTACGCGAAAGGGTTTTCAGTATTTTTGCTGATAGAAAAGATAGCAGTAATAACTATCGCAGGAATGTGTGGACTGCTGTTTTCCAAATGATTCACGATTATCCAATTCTCGGTATTGGACCTGGTCACAATGCCTTTAATAAAATTTACCCTCTTTATCAACTTCCCCGTTACAGCGCTTTGAGCGCCTATTCAATTTTCTTGGAGATAGCTGTTGAAACTGGCTTTGTTGGTTTAGCCTGTTTCTTGTGGTTGGTGATTGTGATATTTAATACGGCTTTGCTACAACTGCGACGGTTACGAGAACTCAAAAGTGCAGATGGATTTTGGCTAATTGGCGCGATCGCTGCCCTAGCAGGTACGCTTGCCCACAATTTGGTTGATACTGTCTGGTTCCGTCCTGAAGTCAATACTGTATGGTGGCTGATGGTTGGCTTAGTTGCCAGCTATTACAAATCTTTACCCCAAGGTCGAGCCAGAGAATATAATTCTCCTAACCCAGAACCTACAGTTAGCTAA
- a CDS encoding peptidylprolyl isomerase — translation MFKILKSWLNNSLIALLLVTLFLGISTAGWTPASSAALPAGNAITDGRSLLQYALPIDNKPVRQLQASLEDISTQLRANRRWGAVSKDLSKASRILDKPSQLLASVPEERQPQAEAVIAELKSGVNALQEVVKSKDKEQVREQRTHLLSLVGKLEQSMVKEFPFEVPAEYSNLPQLKGRATVEVKTNKGNLTVVVDGYSAPVTAGNFVDLVQRGFYNGLEFTRSEESYVLQTGDPPGKDVGFIDPKTGKYRAVPLEILAQGDKEPTYGITLEDAGRYTDLPVLPFSAFGAVALARPEREVNGGSSQIFFFLFEPELTPAGRNLLDGRYSVFGYVTEGKEVLDELKAGDKIESAKVIQGAENLVEPNVA, via the coding sequence ATGTTCAAAATATTGAAATCCTGGCTGAATAACAGCCTAATTGCACTACTGCTGGTAACTCTATTTTTAGGAATAAGTACTGCTGGGTGGACTCCCGCTAGTAGCGCCGCGCTACCAGCCGGGAATGCTATTACTGACGGCAGATCTCTATTGCAGTACGCACTCCCTATAGATAATAAACCTGTGCGGCAACTGCAAGCTTCTTTAGAGGACATCTCCACCCAGCTGCGGGCAAATCGACGCTGGGGTGCTGTTTCCAAAGACCTTAGTAAAGCATCGCGGATTCTCGATAAACCCTCCCAACTTCTAGCAAGTGTTCCAGAAGAACGCCAACCCCAGGCTGAGGCTGTGATTGCTGAGTTAAAATCCGGTGTGAATGCCCTGCAAGAAGTCGTTAAAAGCAAAGATAAAGAACAAGTTCGGGAGCAACGTACCCATTTACTGAGTCTGGTTGGCAAACTAGAACAGTCAATGGTGAAGGAATTTCCCTTTGAAGTGCCAGCCGAATACAGCAATTTACCTCAACTTAAAGGTCGTGCCACTGTGGAGGTGAAAACTAACAAAGGCAATCTCACCGTTGTTGTAGACGGCTATAGCGCCCCTGTTACCGCTGGGAATTTTGTTGATTTGGTGCAACGGGGTTTTTATAACGGCTTAGAATTTACCCGTTCTGAAGAATCCTACGTCCTGCAAACTGGAGATCCACCAGGCAAGGATGTGGGTTTTATTGACCCAAAAACCGGTAAATACCGTGCCGTTCCCTTAGAAATTCTTGCTCAAGGCGACAAAGAACCTACTTACGGCATTACCTTAGAGGATGCTGGTCGTTACACTGATTTACCAGTTCTGCCTTTCTCTGCTTTTGGTGCTGTGGCGCTGGCGCGTCCTGAACGTGAAGTGAACGGTGGTTCTTCGCAAATATTCTTCTTCCTGTTTGAACCAGAACTCACTCCAGCAGGACGCAACTTGTTGGATGGTCGCTACTCCGTTTTTGGCTATGTCACTGAAGGAAAAGAGGTTTTGGATGAACTGAAGGCGGGTGACAAAATTGAATCGGCAAAAGTCATTCAAGGGGCAGAAAATTTAGTTGAGCCGAACGTGGCATAA
- the uvrC gene encoding excinuclease ABC subunit UvrC — translation MTTSAQTVPLVKDPERLERRLQEIPPEPGVYLMRDGSDRIIYIGKSRKLRSRVRSYFRDSQRLSERIATMVKQVTEIEFIVTDTEAEALALEANLIKQHQPYFNVLLKDDKKYPYVCITWSEDYPRIFITRKRQLGKEKDKFYGPYTDSRLLREILRLCKRIFPLRQRPQPLFKDRPCLNYDLGRCPGVCQKLISPEEYRKIVQKIAMVFQGRTQELIDILTEQMHKVAEELNFESAARIRDQIAGLKSLTADQKVSLPDDTVSRDAIALAGDEQLACIQLFQIRAGQLVGRLAFVADAHAEPGAILQRVLEEHYQTADSVEIPAEILVQHELPDGEILADVLTGRKGRKVTILNPQRQVKAELIEMVERNAQYELQRMQKLGDRNQEAMHDLATILDLPDLPHRIEGYDISHIQGSNAVASQVVFVDGLPAKQHYRHYKIKNPTVTTGHSDDFASLAEVIQRRFRKYAEDPQLQRVGNPDWPDLVMIDGGKGQLSSVFAVLQDMNLLEDLRVVSLAKRREEIFLPGESEPLETDAEQPGVQLLRRLRDEAHRFAVSFHRQQRSDKLKRSRLDEIPGLGHHRQKQLLGHFRSVDYIRQATPTQIAEVPGIGPRLAQEIYDYFHPS, via the coding sequence GTGACAACATCTGCTCAAACAGTACCACTAGTCAAAGATCCAGAACGCCTGGAGCGCCGACTACAAGAAATTCCGCCGGAACCAGGAGTTTATTTGATGCGGGATGGAAGCGATCGCATCATATATATAGGTAAATCGCGGAAGTTGCGATCGCGTGTTCGTTCCTATTTCCGAGACTCCCAAAGACTAAGCGAACGTATCGCCACGATGGTTAAGCAGGTGACAGAAATTGAATTCATTGTCACCGATACCGAAGCGGAAGCTTTGGCGCTGGAAGCAAACCTCATTAAGCAGCACCAACCCTATTTCAACGTCCTGCTTAAGGATGATAAAAAATATCCTTACGTTTGCATTACATGGTCAGAAGATTATCCGCGTATTTTTATCACTCGTAAACGTCAATTAGGGAAAGAAAAAGATAAATTCTACGGACCTTATACCGATTCTCGGCTGTTGCGGGAGATATTGCGCTTGTGCAAGCGGATCTTCCCTTTGCGACAACGTCCTCAACCGCTGTTCAAAGACCGTCCTTGCTTGAATTATGATTTGGGACGCTGTCCGGGTGTGTGTCAAAAGCTGATTTCACCAGAGGAATACCGCAAAATCGTGCAAAAAATAGCGATGGTTTTCCAAGGTCGAACTCAGGAACTCATAGACATCCTAACCGAGCAAATGCACAAAGTAGCAGAAGAACTGAACTTTGAGTCAGCAGCACGCATTCGCGACCAAATTGCTGGGTTAAAGTCGCTGACTGCTGACCAAAAAGTCTCTTTACCAGATGATACAGTGTCCCGCGATGCGATCGCCCTTGCAGGGGACGAACAACTCGCCTGTATTCAATTATTCCAGATTCGCGCTGGGCAATTGGTAGGACGCCTTGCTTTCGTCGCAGATGCTCATGCTGAACCTGGTGCTATCTTACAACGAGTGTTGGAGGAGCATTATCAAACTGCTGACTCGGTGGAAATTCCCGCAGAGATTTTGGTACAGCACGAATTGCCAGATGGGGAGATATTAGCGGATGTTTTGACTGGGCGCAAGGGAAGAAAAGTCACGATTTTGAATCCTCAGCGACAAGTCAAGGCAGAATTAATTGAGATGGTGGAGCGAAATGCTCAGTATGAATTGCAAAGAATGCAAAAATTGGGCGATCGCAATCAAGAAGCCATGCACGATTTAGCTACCATTCTCGATTTACCCGACTTACCCCACCGCATCGAAGGTTACGACATTTCCCACATCCAGGGTTCAAATGCAGTTGCTTCGCAAGTCGTGTTTGTTGACGGTTTACCCGCCAAGCAGCACTATCGCCATTACAAAATTAAAAATCCCACAGTCACAACGGGACACTCAGACGATTTTGCTTCTCTTGCTGAAGTTATCCAGCGTCGCTTTCGCAAGTATGCGGAAGATCCGCAATTACAGCGAGTGGGAAATCCCGATTGGCCCGACCTGGTTATGATAGATGGTGGTAAAGGTCAGTTATCATCGGTTTTCGCAGTCTTGCAAGACATGAATTTATTGGAAGATTTGCGAGTTGTGAGTTTGGCAAAACGGCGAGAAGAGATTTTTTTGCCGGGAGAGTCCGAACCACTGGAAACTGACGCAGAACAACCCGGAGTGCAACTTTTGCGGCGCTTGCGAGATGAAGCGCATCGTTTCGCCGTGAGTTTTCACCGACAACAGCGTAGTGATAAATTGAAGCGATCGCGTTTAGATGAAATTCCAGGCTTGGGACACCATCGACAAAAGCAGCTTTTAGGGCATTTTCGCTCAGTTGATTATATTCGGCAAGCGACACCCACACAGATTGCTGAAGTTCCGGGTATTGGTCCGCGTTTGGCGCAGGAAATTTACGATTATTTCCATCCTTCTTGA